One region of Spiroplasma endosymbiont of Asaphidion curtum genomic DNA includes:
- the ychF gene encoding redox-regulated ATPase YchF has protein sequence MSLKAGIVGLPNVGKSTLFNAITNSKVEAANYPFTTINPNVGIVKVPDSRLNKLEEIFQPEKIIANNFEFTDIAGLVKGASLGHGLGNKFLGHIREVDAICEVVRCFDDSDVNHVENTIDPIRDIEIINLELILADYDIVIKILQKLEKLVKNDKNPVLMKEINLLKKIKEALFDGKPIRRLELTVEEVNLIKHYSFLTSKPILYIANISEKDLVDKTNKWVEKVKDYAIAEKSQVIVICAKTELEISSLEDNDKKEFLKSLNLETSGLDQMISKTYRTLGLSTFFTAGKKEVRAWTFRSGMDAVECASIIHTDISRGFIKLEVYSYDDLVKYGSENAVKLSGKLRFEGKNYLISDGDICYFRFNV, from the coding sequence ATGTCTTTAAAAGCAGGAATTGTTGGATTACCTAATGTTGGAAAATCAACATTATTTAATGCCATTACCAATTCTAAAGTTGAAGCAGCAAATTATCCTTTTACAACGATTAATCCTAATGTTGGTATTGTTAAAGTACCAGATAGTAGACTTAATAAGTTGGAAGAAATTTTTCAACCTGAGAAAATTATTGCTAATAATTTTGAGTTTACGGATATTGCGGGGCTTGTTAAAGGAGCATCATTAGGACATGGATTAGGTAATAAGTTTTTAGGTCATATTCGTGAAGTTGATGCTATTTGTGAAGTTGTGCGTTGTTTTGATGATAGTGATGTTAATCATGTTGAAAATACGATTGATCCGATTAGAGATATTGAAATTATTAATTTAGAATTAATTTTAGCAGATTATGATATCGTTATTAAAATATTACAAAAATTAGAAAAACTTGTTAAAAATGATAAAAATCCAGTTTTAATGAAAGAAATTAATTTATTAAAGAAAATTAAAGAAGCGTTATTTGATGGTAAACCGATTCGTCGTTTAGAATTAACAGTTGAAGAAGTTAATCTGATTAAACATTATAGTTTTTTAACTAGTAAACCGATTTTGTATATTGCAAATATTAGTGAAAAAGATTTAGTGGATAAAACTAATAAGTGAGTTGAAAAAGTTAAGGATTATGCTATTGCTGAGAAATCACAAGTTATTGTTATTTGTGCAAAAACAGAATTAGAAATTTCATCATTAGAAGATAATGATAAAAAAGAGTTTTTAAAATCATTAAATTTAGAAACATCAGGTTTAGATCAAATGATATCAAAAACATATCGGACATTAGGTTTATCAACATTTTTTACAGCTGGTAAGAAAGAAGTTCGTGCTTGAACATTTAGAAGTGGTATGGATGCTGTTGAATGTGCTAGTATTATTCATACTGATATTTCTCGTGGTTTTATTAAATTAGAAGTTTATAGTTATGATGATTTAGTTAAATATGGTAGTGAGAATGCGGTTAAATTGTCAGGAAAGTTGCGATTTGAAGGAAAAAATTATTTAATTTCTGATGGTGATATTT